ACAAAGCTAGTAGCGAGATCATTGATGAAGATAAAGAAAATCAACAAACAGAAATTAAGTCTGAATTAGACTATGCTAAAATTCAGCCTAATGAGGCAGGACAAATCATGGTGTTGATGTACCATAGCATTGCCCCTGAAGAAGGAACATGGACAAGAACTCCTGAAAATTTTAGAAATGATTTAGAAAATCTTTATCACGAAGGGTATAGGCTCGTTCCCTTACGCGATGTGATATTAGGGGATATCGATATCGAGGCAGGTAAAACTCCTGTTGTGTTAACTTTTGATGACGGTACACTGGGTCATTTTAATTATATTAAAAAAGACGGAGAACTTGTAATAGACCCTGATAGCGCTGTTGGGATAATTTTAGAGATAAATGAAAAGTACCCTGATTTTGGAACAGCAGCCACATTTTATATTAATTCTAACCCTTTTAGACAACCAGAATTTGCTGAGCGAAAATTAAGAGATTTGGTAAATTTCGGTATGGATATAGGCAATCATACTTATAACCATATGAATATGAGTGAGCACGGTTCAAAAGAAATTCAAAAACAGATGGCCAAGGTACAGGAACTGGTAAATAAATCCCTTCCAGATTACTCCGTAGATACTTTAGCACTTCCTTTTGGAATTTGGCCTCAAGAACAATACCGTCGTTTCGCAATTTCTGGAGAGTATGAAGGCATAACTTATGAAAACATAGGAGTATTAGAAGTAGGCTCCCACCCTAGTTTTTCACCTTTCCATAAAGATTTTGACCCACTGTCTATACCTAGAGTAAGAGCTAGCTATGAAGAGGGGTACGGCCACTTCAAATTTTTCTTTAATAACTATCAAAAAGATCCTTCAAATCGATATATCAGCGATGGTGATTCAGATTATATTACAGTCCCTGAAGAACTTGAAGATAAAATCGATATGGATAGATTTCCTGACAAAAAACTAAGAACTTATAATCTAGATAAAGAACAATAACCAAAAAACCCTTTAGGACTTTTAAAATCCTAAAGGGTTTTTTTAACCACTAATTTGTACAATAAAATACTTGTTAATGCACCTATGCAGAAAGTTAAAATCGATAGCAACAACATCGAAGTAATTGTTAAAAAATCAAACTCTAACAAAAATTTAACCCACAATATCCCCATAGGTACATGTAATGCAGAATATAGCGCTGAAATAGTTACCTTTTGGGTAAAACTACTTTCTTTAAATAGAAGCTGGTTGATAATATCTGTTAGTACCCCAGAGCAACTTACTATTAGAAACATAACGGGACTAAAAAAACTAAGTAAACTTCCTTTAATAATTGAAAGAAAAGTTATTGCCCCTTTTTTGTCAGTTTTTTCTAAAAGCACCATTACAATTAGAGAAAACAGCGGTGCTAGCACTATGGGTTTGAAAATTGG
This genomic interval from Proteinivorax tanatarense contains the following:
- a CDS encoding polysaccharide deacetylase family protein, with the protein product MKKYVTLFILIILALIPLGCSDSETVDNKASSEIIDEDKENQQTEIKSELDYAKIQPNEAGQIMVLMYHSIAPEEGTWTRTPENFRNDLENLYHEGYRLVPLRDVILGDIDIEAGKTPVVLTFDDGTLGHFNYIKKDGELVIDPDSAVGIILEINEKYPDFGTAATFYINSNPFRQPEFAERKLRDLVNFGMDIGNHTYNHMNMSEHGSKEIQKQMAKVQELVNKSLPDYSVDTLALPFGIWPQEQYRRFAISGEYEGITYENIGVLEVGSHPSFSPFHKDFDPLSIPRVRASYEEGYGHFKFFFNNYQKDPSNRYISDGDSDYITVPEELEDKIDMDRFPDKKLRTYNLDKEQ